One stretch of Harmonia axyridis chromosome 1, icHarAxyr1.1, whole genome shotgun sequence DNA includes these proteins:
- the LOC123678582 gene encoding uncharacterized protein LOC123678582 — MIWIRWAARLCVFFFFLMKDVMSVANTNSVKLTIEPAIVKRYQSATLYCAYDIDESSLYAAKWYRGQHEFYRFVPKESPKTKVFPYPGIVVDEHRSNSTQVVLTDIDFNIAGSFTCEITKDLTFSTLSDTQTMSVVRLPEFPPTISVEGEPLDCGHTLRANCTSQPARPPARLTFLLNDLVVARSDPLTTRQTQEMAWSDLSLEIVLSDIHFSMGKLILQCQAKIDDIYEENARLELNTVKSPVHERVSASDSSPEFDKRMFVFRFFMIVLSLKYLS, encoded by the exons ATGTGATGAGTGTTGCAAATACGAACAGTGTGAAATTGACAATAGAACCTGCAATAGTGAAGCGCTACCAGTCTGCCACCCTATATTGTGCGTATGACATAGATGAATCGTCCCTATACGCAGCAAAATGGTATAGAGGACAGCACGAGTTCTACAGATTCGTGCCAAAAGAGTCACCGAAAACGAAGGTGTTTCCTTATCCTGGAATAGTTGTAGAT GAACACAGATCTAACAGTACACAAGTAGTCCTGACAGATATAGATTTCAACATTGCAGGAAGTTTCACATGTGAAATAACCAAAGATTTAACATTTTCAACGTTATCTGACACACAAACTATGTCAGTAGTTA GACTGCCGGAATTTCCGCCGACTATAAGTGTCGAGGGCGAGCCGCTGGATTGCGGACATACCCTGAGGGCCAATTGTACTTCACAACCCGCCCGACCTCCTGCCAGACTCACCTTCCTCCTCAACGATCTAGTG GTGGCGAGGAGTGACCCTTTGACTACACGACAGACCCAAGAAATGGCGTGGAGTGATCTGTCCCTCGAGATCGTTCTATCGGACATCCATTTTTCTATGGGGAAGTTGATACTGCAGTGCCAGGCAAAAATAGATGATATATATGAAGAGAATGCTAGGCTGGAATTAAACACGGTAAAGAGTCCCGTCCATGAGAGAG tgagCGCTTCAGATTCGTCGCCAGAGTTTGACAAGAGAATGTTTGTATTTAGATTTTTTATGATAGTtttaagtttgaaatatttgagttaG